CGGCCGTACGGAGGGGTCGACATCGGCGTAGACGACGTCAACGACCCGCCGAGCGCTGATCTCTCCCTCCAGCCCGCCTATCGCGGCGCGTACCTGGTCGAGCCGTTGCCTGCGGTGTTCGAGGTAGTACTCGGCGACCTCGCGGGCATCGGGGCCCTCGGGGCCGTGCCCCGGTAGCAACCTGGTGCCCGGATCGAGCTCGCTCAGCCTGCGCAGCGAGCTCAGGTACGAACCGAGATGACCGTCGTCGGCCATCACCACGGTGGTTCCACGTCCGAGGAGGCTGTCACCCGCGAACAGGGCGGGGACTCCGCCGTGCTCGGTGTGCAGGCACATCGAGTCCGCCGTGTGGCCGGGGGTTACCAGCACCCGCAGCTCCAGGCCCGCAGCCTCGACGACCTCGCCGTCCTCCAGCGGTCCGGACCCGAATCCCCCGGAGGCGTTCCGCGCGGCGCCGGTGCACCACGCGGGGTCCACCGCGCGGACGGGTGCCCCGGTCAGTTCCGCGAGCTCTTCCAGACCGTCCGCGTGGTCCGGGTGGTGGTGCGTCAGCAGTATCCCGGCGACGGGTAGGTGCTCACCGACGGCGCGCAGGTGCTCCGCGTCGGCCGGGCCCGGATCGATCACCACGCACTCGCCCGCTCCGGGAGCGCCCACGATCCAGGTGTTGGTGCCGTCCAGGGTCATCGGCCCCGGGTTGTGCGCCAGCCGTACGGCGGCGTACTCGAGGACGGGACGCAGCACCCCGTAGGTGGGGTGTGCCGGAGACCGCGTACTCACTCGTCTTTCCTTTCCGGACGTCGCGTCGCACCGCCGTTACCCGAAGTCGGGGGCACTCGTGGCGAGAGCCCGCGCGAGGTTTCGCCACGGAACGACCCGAAGGGAACCGAGCCGACGAACTTCCTCATTCCTCCCAGGGCAGAATCACGCGCCACGCTCCGTCGCGATGAACAACCTTCGGAATGACCTTGTCGATCTCCCGCTCGACGGTCAAGGTGCTCGCAACGTCGGAGCGGCCTGCCAGTTCGGTCAACGTCACCCAGGTGGGCGGGAGCAGACCGCACTCCCCGGAACGCCAGTCGTTCAGCGCCTCCGCGGGGAGACGCCAGTAAGCCTCGGCGGCCTCCCCGGTGAGACCGTCCGCGCGTTGCCCCTCGGGAATGCTGGTGAGAAAGAACCGCGTGTCGTACCGGCGTGGTTCCACGGCCGGGGTCACCCAGTTCGACCAGGGGCGCAGCAGGTCGGCCCGCAGCACCAGCCCGTGCTCGGCGAGCATTCCCGCCAGGGAGAGCTCCTTGGCGACCAGGGCCTTTCGCTCCTCCGCGTAGCGCGTCGCCTCGCTGACCACGCTCTCGCGGGTCTCCCCGGCGAGCAGGACACCCGATTCCTCGAAGGTCTCGCGCACGGCCGCGCAGACCAGCGAGCGGGCTCGTTGCTCGTCACAACCGAAGCGAGTGGCCCACCACCCGGGGGAGGGCCCCGCCCACGCGATGCTCGTGTCGCTGTCGCGTTCGTCGACACCTCCGCCGGGGAAGGCCGTCATACCGCCGGCGAAGGGCATGCCCCTGATCCGTCGTTGCAGGAACACCTCGGGACCTTCCTGGCTGTCCCGCAACAGGACCACCGTGGCCGCGTCGCGCGGAGTGACGGGCGGGTCGGGTGGTCGTTCGGGGACCATCCCGTCCGGCAGGGTCAGTTCGGCAGGCAAGCGCATGGACGCGAGCCTAGCGGTCATCCGGGAACCGGCACCGTGCCGCGTGCGAACGCTCGCCCGCGGCGAGTCTCACGGTTGCTGCGGCCCGACCGAACCGATCGGCGGGAAGTTCCCGGTTCCCGGAACGGTCGTGGTGCGCGGGTCCTGCTGCGTCTCGCCGCCCGTTCGGGTGACCGGTTCCGAGAACGCGTCCTGGGGCTCCGCCTGGTCCGGTTCCCTGTCCTGCTCCCGCTGCGCCAGCTCCTCGTGCAGCTTCCGCAGCAGGTTGCGCTCCCGGTCGGTGAGCTTGGCGTCCACGGCCGCGGGAACGTTCGGATTGGAGGCGGGCTCGTCCTGCTCGGACGGCGGGGGGTGTGAGAGTTCCGAGCCGTCGTCCGCTGTGGGAGCGGGTTCCTCCGTGAAGGCGGGGAGCCCGGCGGAGGCGGCGGACGGGAAACTCATCGACTCCGGCTGGTTCTCGGGTTCGGGAAACTCCCGAGGAGCCGCGCCGGAGATGTCCGCGGGAGGGCGGTCGTCGAGGATGAAGCCGGTTTCCTCCGGGTCCGGTTCACTCGACGAGGACCTTTCCCCCTGGTACGGGGCGTAAGCGGGTAGGTCCTCGATGGGAGGCAGCCCCTGCGGGAGGAAATCGGAGCGGTCGGTTTCACCGTGCTCGGCAGCGGGCCACTCGGTCGTCGTGCTCACCGCGGGCGGATCGAGGTCGGGCTCCTCCCTCATCGCGGGGGAGTCGTGCTGTTGCCGTGCTCGTGTCGGCGGTTCGGGAAACGTCTCCTGGGGGTGGGCCTGCTTCGTGAAGTCGGCGAAGGAGCGGTTCCCGCGCACCTCGTGCCTCGTGGGCTCGGGCTGGGTGACGGAGGCGTGGTCCAGCTCCACCTCGTGGGAGACGGTCAGCGCGTCGCGGTGGTAGTCGGGCAGTTCGTCGCCGGTTTCGAAGGCTTCGACCGAGCAGCCTATGCCGGAACGCCGCAGTGCCTGCACGAGCTGGTACCCGGTCGGTCCGACGGCGGTCGATCCATCCACTTCGGCCAGCAGTACTCTGCGGGGCACCGCTTCGGCCGCGACTCCGGCCGCCGTGGTCCGTGCCGCGCACCACAGCGAACGCAGGTTCGGCAGGCGGGGCGCGACCGTGCGCAGTGCCGCGGCGAGGTCGTCGACCCGTTCCGGCTCGGTGAACCTGTGCGGCTCCGAGGTGCCGGTCTCGCCCGGCACGAGCCGTTGGGCCAACCCGCTGCGCGAGTTGGCCTGCCCGAGGATCGCCGCGAGTTCGTGCTGTTCCGCACGGTTCACCACGATCCCGCCTGCCAGCAGCGATCCGGTGACGAGCTCGGCGGCGACATCGGTCTGGCCCGCTCCCGCGAGCTCGCGTGCGGTGTTGACCGCGTCGTCGTCCAACCGGCCGGTGAGGTTCAGCAGCAGGTCGTGCAGCCGCTCGGCCGGTCCGGCACCGTCTGCCACGTCCACCACGGGGATCTCCTTATTTCTGCGGGCGTGTCCTGTCCTGTTCCGCGCGGTCAGCTCTGGCCGACGAGTTCGCCGTTGCCTGTGCAGATCAGGTTCGACGCGGTGTGCGCTCGACCGTGGTAATCGGGGAGCTCGACGTCGGGGGGAAGCACTTCGACCAGCGGGGCGTGGTTTCCGAGGGCACGGAGGATTCGTTGGACCTCCCCCGTGAGTTCGACCGGGTCTCCGGATGTGATTACCAACACCACCCGGACCGGTGAGTCGTCGTTCGCGGTCTCCCGGCGCCAGCTGCCGCGTACCTCGTGGACGCCGGGACGTCCTCTCAGGGAGGCGCCGAGCACGAGGGCTTCCGAGTCCCCCTTGTCGTCGGTGGGGCCCGTTGCGCTGAACGAGTGACGCCGCCCCGCGCGGGGTCCGTCGGGGGACGGTTCGGCCGGCAGTATCGCGCCCACCGCCGCCGGATCGGCTCCGAGGGGCAGCAGGGCATCGGAGAGCAAGCGGTGTTCCTCGTCGGTGAGCCCGATGCGGTCGCGCAGCAGGTGCTTGGGCAGGGAAACGGCGAGGACTTCCGCGGCGCCACCGGCCAACCAGTCGCGGTAACGCCACAGCGAATCGCTCGGGAGCCGGTCGGCGAGGTGGAGCAGCAGCTCGTGACACAACAGGCCGGTTTCGCGGTCGGTCACCTCTTGTCATCCCCTCCTGGGGCTCTCCCCAGCACGCTGCGTTGAACGATCACCCTCGCCATGCATCCGTACGGGTGATTTTCCTCCGGAAATCTCAGCGATCAACCCGCGACACGCGCGGGAGGATCACGCACGGTTCACTGTAAGCAGGCTTGACCGAGTGCTCGCAGGGGAGGCACCTCACGGGGAGTCCTCCCCACGACACGAAGTGCCGTGCCCGCTGCCCCCGGTAGCGTGTTCAGCGGGCCGGTGGTGCGGGAGCTCGTTCGCCGGGACGGAAGCGGTGCGCCACCCCTTCGTGTGGTTCGACGACGCCCGCGGTTCACACGGTGGTGTCGATTTCCGCGATCAGCTCGACTTCCACCGGCGCACCGAGGGGAAGCTCCGCCACCCCCACGGCGGAGCGGGCGTGGGTACCCGCGTCCCCGAAGACCTCCCCGAGCAGTTCCGAGGCCCCGTTGAGCACTGCGGGCTGCGCGTTGAACCCCTCGGCCGAGGCGACGAAACCGACGACCTTGACCACGCCGGCCAACGAGTCCAACCCCACGAGACCGTGCACGGCAGCGAGAGCGTTCAACGTGCAGGTACGCGCGAGTCGTCGTCCCTCGTCCTGGTCCACCTCCGCGCCGAGCTTGCCCGTCGTGAGCAGCTCACCACCCACGATCGGAAGCTGACCCGCCGTGTACACGTGACCCCCGCTGCGTACGGCCGGAGCGTAGGAGGCAACGGGGCGTGCCACCTCGGGCAGCTCCACGCCGATCTCGGCCAGTCGCTGTGTCCACTTGCGCATTCGGCGACCCCAATCTCCTCCCCCGCGGGCCGCCCCGGTCGGTACTCCGCGGGTCGACGCGCCCGGCAGGGGCGGAGGACGGGACTTTTCGGCGTGCCCCGGAAAGTCCTCGGAAAACTACGGCGGGGAACCCGCACGCCGGGCGGACCCGCCGTGCGGGTTCGTGATCATTCCTTGGCGCGCTTCATGTAGGCGACCATCTGTTCACCGGTCGGACCGGGCAGCACGGCGACGAGCTCCCAACCGTCGTCGCCCCACTGGTCGAGTATCTGCTTGGTCGCGTGGCTGAGCAGCGGCACTGTCGAGTACTCCCACTTGGTCATGGCGCCACCCTA
This genomic stretch from Actinopolyspora halophila DSM 43834 harbors:
- a CDS encoding RidA family protein — its product is MRKWTQRLAEIGVELPEVARPVASYAPAVRSGGHVYTAGQLPIVGGELLTTGKLGAEVDQDEGRRLARTCTLNALAAVHGLVGLDSLAGVVKVVGFVASAEGFNAQPAVLNGASELLGEVFGDAGTHARSAVGVAELPLGAPVEVELIAEIDTTV
- a CDS encoding DUF4177 domain-containing protein — translated: MTKWEYSTVPLLSHATKQILDQWGDDGWELVAVLPGPTGEQMVAYMKRAKE
- a CDS encoding NUDIX domain-containing protein, encoding MRLPAELTLPDGMVPERPPDPPVTPRDAATVVLLRDSQEGPEVFLQRRIRGMPFAGGMTAFPGGGVDERDSDTSIAWAGPSPGWWATRFGCDEQRARSLVCAAVRETFEESGVLLAGETRESVVSEATRYAEERKALVAKELSLAGMLAEHGLVLRADLLRPWSNWVTPAVEPRRYDTRFFLTSIPEGQRADGLTGEAAEAYWRLPAEALNDWRSGECGLLPPTWVTLTELAGRSDVASTLTVEREIDKVIPKVVHRDGAWRVILPWEE
- a CDS encoding MBL fold metallo-hydrolase; amino-acid sequence: MSTRSPAHPTYGVLRPVLEYAAVRLAHNPGPMTLDGTNTWIVGAPGAGECVVIDPGPADAEHLRAVGEHLPVAGILLTHHHPDHADGLEELAELTGAPVRAVDPAWCTGAARNASGGFGSGPLEDGEVVEAAGLELRVLVTPGHTADSMCLHTEHGGVPALFAGDSLLGRGTTVVMADDGHLGSYLSSLRRLSELDPGTRLLPGHGPEGPDAREVAEYYLEHRRQRLDQVRAAIGGLEGEISARRVVDVVYADVDPSVRPAAESTVLAQLEYLRELGEL